From a single Solenopsis invicta isolate M01_SB chromosome 4, UNIL_Sinv_3.0, whole genome shotgun sequence genomic region:
- the LOC120357683 gene encoding uncharacterized protein LOC120357683, with amino-acid sequence MCFHVLRYLRDLLSHLCLMVLFRLDAKDLYYIICAYIYTLFLVGCEGLISYTLTFIDSSIFCYTESTIFKIFYYICASCDACRLKFLQINAKIKHKLNGIINLLENKGGDKADPVEQNNNNLLPDFPLTTIQELNHFNEQLMQNDVQRQFVKKMSNIGGDTVSKTVRNVMSQTITDELAQIYTWTGQKNRLALKKTKISDVIIEAIMISINTTMAEVEGYMKEWVRRASDRIRSLSKK; translated from the exons ATGTGCTTCCATGTGCTTCGGTATCTACGAG atCTTTTATCACATTTGTGCCTCATGGTATTGTTTCGATTGGATGCGAAAGACTTGTATTATATCATCTGCGCTTACATTTATACTCTATTTCTGGTTGGATGCGAAGGACTTATATCTTATACGCTCACATTTATTGACTCTTCTATTTTCTGTTATACGGAAAGTACAATCTTTAAG atcttttattacatttgtgcCTCATGTG ATGCATGCcgactaaaatttttacaaataaatgcaaaaataaagcaTAAGCTCAACGGCATCATTAATCTGCTGGAAAATAAAGGAGGTGATAAAGCCGATCCAGTCgaacaaaataacaataactTGTTACCAGATTTTCCTCTTACTACAATACAGGAATTGAATCATTTCAACGAGCAATTGATGCAGAATGACGTTCAACGACAATTC gtaaaaaaaatgtcaaatattggCGGAGATACTGTCAGTAAGACAGTGCGAAATGTCATGTCTCAAACAATTACAGATGAATTGGCCCAAATTTATACGTGGACAGGTCAAAAAAACAGATTAGcattaaagaaaactaaaatttcaGACGTTATTATCG AAGCAATTATGATTTCAATAAATACGACAATGGCCGAAGTGGAAGGATATATGAAAGAATGGGTGCGACGAGCCAGCGATAGAATTAGATCgctctcaaaaaaataa